A genomic window from Lepisosteus oculatus isolate fLepOcu1 chromosome 27, fLepOcu1.hap2, whole genome shotgun sequence includes:
- the msmp2 gene encoding prostate-associated microseminoprotein, whose amino-acid sequence MEAKGSQTVALLGLCWISVALRGVAPSASGECYFNAKASCEHKGQVFGIGETWLTKDCYQCICLNPFGVGCCDQGQQPIDFPDWCEAIQRPDSCSVAVVMRANHKIPCIDRGSRGRRRGGAAWKTDNDPLF is encoded by the exons ATGGAGGCGAAGGGCAGCCAGACAGTGGCTCTGTTGGGTCTGTGCTGGATCAGTGTGGCTCTGCGTGGTGTGGCCCCCTCTGCCAGCGGGGAGTGCTACTTCAACGCCAAAG CAAGCTGCGAGCACAAGGGCCAGGTGTTTGGCATCGGGGAGACCTGGCTGACCAAGGACTGCTACCAGTGCATCTGCCTGAACCCCTTCGGCGTGGGCTGCTGTGACCA AGGCCAGCAGCCCATCGACTTCCCAGACTGGTGCGAGGCGATCCAGAGGCCGGACTCCTGCAGCGTCGCCGTGGTGATGAGGGCCAATCACAAGATCCCCTGCATCGACCGGGGCTCCAGGGGGCGGCGGCGAGGGGGGGCGGCCTGGAAGACCGACAACGACCCCCTCTTctga
- the pmvk gene encoding phosphomevalonate kinase, with the protein MTEPKLILLFSGKRKSGKDYIAEVIRDRLGPELCCILRLSAPLKQQYSQERGLDFPRLLGSDQYKEVFRADMIRWGEERRSADPGYFCRLVVQEAEQPVWIVSDTRRRSDLQWFWSRYPDRCRTVRVEAAEQTRRERGWQFTAGVDDAESECGLDGGVAFDWTIHNDSGAQRLEEQLGGLLSLARERAGV; encoded by the exons ATGACCGAGCCGAAGCTGATCCTGCTGTTCAGCGGGAAGCGGAAGTCCGGGAAGGACTACATCGCCGAGGTGATCCGCGACAG GCTGGGTCCGGAGCTGTGCTGTATCCTGCGCCTCTCCGCTCCCCTGAAGCAGCAGTATTCCCAG GAACGCGGCCTGGACTTCCCCCGGCTCCTGGGATCCGACCAGTATAAGGAGGTGTTCCGGGCGGATATGATCCGCTGGGGCGAGGAGCGCCGGAGCGCTGATCCCGGATATTTCTGCCGGCTGGTGGTGCAGGAAGCCGAGCAGCCTGTGTGG ATCGTGAGCGACACCCGGCGCCGGTCGGACCTGCAGTGGTTCTGGAGCCGCTATCCTGATCGGTGCCGGACGGTGCGCGTGGAGGCAGCAGAACAGACCCGGAGAGAGAGGGGCTGGCAGTTCACCGCAG GCGTCGACGACGCGGAGTCGGAGTGTGGACTGGACGGGGGCGTGGCTTTCGACTGGACAATCCACAACGACAGCGGCGCGCAGCGATTGGAGGAGCAGCTGGGGGGGCTGCTCTCATTGGCCCGTGAACGAGCGGGGGTGTGA